The window AGAGGGAGGTAGAGAAAGTTATAGGGAGGATTAATTATAGATTATAGAACAATTAATTATAGGTGATGGAATAAGACTTGATTAGAATGGTGAATatgcaatacagtgtacagatgatgtattgtagaattgtgcacctgaaacctgtatgattttgttaaccagtgtcaccccaataaattcaataaaaaggggaaaaagggaGCTGTTCAACTGTAAAGCCACCACAAAGGCAGTAGGCTAAAGAGTGGCAGAGGCTGTCAAAAGAgacatggagcctgacctgtggtggcgcagtggataaagcgtcgacctggaaatgctgaggtcgccggtttgaaaccctgggcttgcctggtcgaggcacatatgggagttgatgcttccagctcctccccccttctctctctctgtctctccctctcctctctaaaatgaataaataaataaaaaaattaaaaaaaaaaaaaaaaaaaaaaagagacatggaGTTAATTTCAGTACTATATGTGGTTTTAGCCTTTGGATAACAAAATTTTGGTTCAGTTCTTCACTCATAGTCTGTACAAAGAgcccaccagtctcagcaaaAAATATTACTACTGTCTTTCACCcatataaaaataacactttGAAAAGTTCTCTGTTTCCATTAATAATGTAATGAGACTATGAAAATAGGCCAAACCTCTGCTGTCAGACTATGGGACACACCTGTTTGATCTTATTAGTGGAACTGTGAGATTGGgacttcattttccttttcacACTGAGAATTAACAAAGAAGGGGACTTTGCAATTTTCCTACTTGAGATCTTTCTTCTATGCCTTAACCCAGCATCCATTCAGCACTGGACTggcatataaagaaaaaacaatgtacCTACACAGCTTTTTTCCAGAATAGACTGATCACACGATCACGAATCTGCTTGGTCTTGATGCCATAGATGATGGGGTTGACCATGGATGGAAAAAGAAGGTAGAAAATAGCAAGGAGTATATGGACATGAGGAGGAGCCCGGCGTGCCACACGGTGCATGACCGAGGAGATGACAACAGGTGTGTAGGTAGACAAGATGGCACCTATGTGAGACACACATGTCCCTAAGGCCTTATAGCGGGCTTCCTGAGAGGCAAGCTGCAGAACTGCCCGAAGGATGAAGATATAAGACAGAATAACAAAGAGCAGATCCAATACTACTATCAACATGGCCACAGCAATGCCATAGATATTGTTGAAGCGAGTGTCTCCACAGGCCAGCCTTACCACAGCCATGTGCTCACAGTAGCAGTGGGCGATCACGGGGCCTCGGCAGTAGTGGAAACGTCTGAGCAGAAAGGGGAGTGGAGTCATTAGTGTCACAGCCCGAGTCATAGCAGCTATACCAATCTTGGTGATAAGGGGCCCAGTCAGGACCGTGGTGTAGTGCaatggcttgcagatggccacataGCAGTCAAAAGCCATGGCCAGAAGCACTGCTGACTCCATGATGGAGAAGGAGTGGAGAAAGAACATCTGGACTAGACAGGCATAGAAGTTGATCTCCTGATCTCTGAACCAAAAAATAGCCAGCATTTTAGGCAGTGTTGAGGAAGAAAGGACTAGATCAATAGTTGCCAACATAGCCAAAAAGAGGTTCTCATGGGTTCATGGAGGGCTGCTTCAACCTGGATGATGAAGAGGAGGGTACAGTTACCAAGCAGGGCCAGAGTATAGGCAAAGCAGAAAGGAATGGAGATCCAAACATGCAAGTGCTCCAAACCTGGAATTCCTACCAACAAGAAGGCAACTGGGTGAGTTGAGGTGATATTGGAGACTGACATGGCTTCTGCAAATTTTCTGTGTCAGTTTATATGGCCCCTTCACTTTCTATATATACTTTCTTGGGAGGATTAATTCTTGTTCCCATTGCTAGGccttaaaaataatcagttatTAGGCTTCATAGACATGGGGAAGCATCATCCATGTTTTCTTCCCTCAAAGAATTTTGAATCTCATTGAGTagatataatattaaacataATTAGAACCAATATCTCAAGACAGCTTTCATAAAAGAATGGAGAGAAGGTATTGCTTTCTTCATTCAAGGTGATGTCAATAATAACCTGTTAAAAGAAGTAGACAAATGTTAAaacaaatgcatttattttaaacatacattGGTACCATTATATGTAATAAGCTAAGTTCACAGCCACACAAGCCAATTTTCTGTCTTGAAATCTCAGGCTTCTATACCTGTAAAAGTTGAATAAAGCCTGCAATTTCTAATACCCCTATTAATTTCACaatctgtttattttctctagGACTACACTATCTGATATGGCTgccacaagccacatgtggcatcttatgtttattaatataaaattaaaattcaataccTCAGTTATGCTAATATTGAATACTTTACAAGTGCCTAATAGTTACATGTGACTAGTGCTACCATTGAATCATTCATacacagaatattttcatcattgtaGAAAGttcttttagagcaggggtcaggaaactttttggctgagagagccatgaacgccacatattttaaaatgtaattccatgagagccatacaacaacccaacccgtgtacattatgcattatccaataaaaatttggtgttgtcccggaggacagctgtgattggctctagacacccgcaaccatgaacatgagcagtaggaaatgaatggattgtaatacatgagaatgttttatatttttaacattattattattttattaaagatttgtctgcgagccagatgcagccatcaaaagagccacatctggcttgcgagccattaGGTTCCCAGCCCCTGTTTTAGAGAGAACTGCTTTAGAATATATCTCCCAGGTCCTATCCCTATCCACAAATCTCTGCAAATACAGCCCTGCCTCCAGCTGATAAAGAAAATAAGGAGcctcttcttttgtttctcttccatCTAAATTCATGTTAAGCTCCCTATTCAGGTGTTCTCATCCAATCATCTTCTAGATCCATCATTTTTGTTGCAGGAGAATTCTCTCATATTTAGTAACTAATGTCTGACTTCCATaacaaatgccttttattttctttattttttagattttatttattcatttttagagagagaagagagagagaatgagagatagagagaaggggggaggagcatgaagcatcaagtcccatatgtgcctttaccaggcaagtctggggtttcgaaccagcgacctcagcattccaggtcaatgcttcaaaTGCCCTTTATTCTTAACCTTTCATCTTGACCTCTTCTCTTGttcattttttgcttcttttgatTCCTTAAACATTGGCATTACCCAGTTTTTATGCAGCTACTTTTCCCTTCTAGAATCCAATTAATGTGGTTTTTACAAGCATTACATAAGataatgtatttaaaacatttactatATCACTGAACAAAGGAAGTACTGGAAAAAAACTTAGTCTCTTTTCCATACAAGAAAATTAAGTTTTTGGCAATCCAATAGCTCTAAGATGTCATAGTTGATAGTGTTAGGCAGCTGAGTTTGAGTTCTAGCTTTCTCCAATTCCAATGTCCTAAATAACTAGGCTTTATTGCTTCTCTCTAAATGCTTTTTAAGCCACACACATATTCAGCATATTCAAATTGAAAACAAATTTCTTTCCTTAGGGTATGGAAAAATTTTAGAATCTGAAGATTTTGGATCAAATCACAACTGCCACTTATACAAGCTGCATGACCTTACGTAAATCACTTATCTCCAagattcttttcttctctggaaATGGGGAATAGAAATGTCCAACCTTTATGGGACATTGTGGGGAGGGTGAGTAGgattatgtataaaattattttgtataattccTTAGCATTTGCagatccttattttttatttatatctcttCCACCATTgaactatatttaaataattctgtTAACTAATATTATCCCTCCTATCTTATGTTCTCTTCCTTCTATTACTTCAAATATCTGCTTTTCTTCACAGAAAACATCTAGAAATGCTTACATTCAGTCTCAACTCTCTCAAGTATCAGTTGGTAAT is drawn from Saccopteryx leptura isolate mSacLep1 chromosome 1, mSacLep1_pri_phased_curated, whole genome shotgun sequence and contains these coding sequences:
- the LOC136388866 gene encoding LOW QUALITY PROTEIN: olfactory receptor 52K1-like (The sequence of the model RefSeq protein was modified relative to this genomic sequence to represent the inferred CDS: deleted 2 bases in 1 codon); translated protein: MSVSNITSTHPVAFLLVGIPGLEHLHVWISIPFCFAYTLALLGNCTLLFIIQVEAALHEPMNLFLAMLATIDLVLSSSTLPKMLAIFWFRDQEINFYACLVQMFFLHSFSIMESAVLLAMAFDCYVAICKPLHYTTVLTGPLITKIGIAAMTRAVTLMTPLPFLLRRFHYCRGPVIAHCYCEHMAVVRLACGDTRFNNIYGIAVAMLIVVLDLLFVILSYIFILRAVLQLASQEARYKALGTCVSHIGAILSTYTPVVISSVMHRVARRAPPHVHILLAIFYLLFPSMVNPIIYGIKTKQIRDRVISLFWKKAV